A single genomic interval of Eleutherodactylus coqui strain aEleCoq1 chromosome 3, aEleCoq1.hap1, whole genome shotgun sequence harbors:
- the SASS6 gene encoding spindle assembly abnormal protein 6 homolog: protein MAQELLSREVKVLLRSQDCSERRQTVRICIEQLTASSPVHKKDLIVRMTDDTDPFFLYNLVISEDDFQSLKLQQGLLVDFSAFPQKFIDLVYQCINEEKKEVPRFLLQLSSGAALGSSPAQLDVVETNPFKHLTHLSLRLLPANDMEVKTYLAMCLKCIKEEKVMLHHKLKKTEDDLTRQLICTQQSLSEKTIELENLKSDSSTKITALTSQHTAELTSEKEKAQQANTQLQQQCEQQRKEFESSLQKNTQQMQSRLNELEQSNKDLLERRYKAESTVRELKAKYQSLEEDLQRAEQKVTSLGRENSALDAECHDKEKELNRLQTRLAVFEQELKDKDQLVQRSNEILVATQEQKTVLEANTEKKQVQIGKLEATIKSLSCELLKANDIIKKLQGDLKTLMGKLKLKNAVTVQQEKLIAEKEKLLQEGQIKLHDIQQSLRLKEEEAEKLQEQLQQTNKKLEESKELLKTNENVITWLNKQLNENQSASSNPSSAPFKTVSPNQMLENRMPLLNSRINYPLPSSYSVIPCIAPSASHQPSLDVIRPGPRVQYNNALSKAHLPGTSQCANKENGEAAGLDLKYLKKTEGAFPLQGLNQNTAAVPDPHKASLRTLTQAKMGPQIQSAYFPGHSTS from the exons ATGGCTCAGGAGCTGCTCAGCCGGGAGGTGAAGGTTCTACTGCGGAGCCAGGACTGTAGTGAGAG gaggcaGACAGTCCGGATATGCATCGAGCAGCTCACCGCTTCATCGCCCGTCCATAAGAAG GACTTGATTGTTCGGATGACTGATGATACGGATCCTTTCTTTCTTTACAACCTTGTGATATCAGAAGACGACTTCCAGAGTCTGAAGCTTCAGCAGGGCCTCCTGGTTGACTTTTCAGCTTTCCCACAAAAGTTTATAGATTTAGTTTATCAGTGtatcaatgaagaaaaaaaagaggttCCGCG ATTCCTGTTACAGCTGTCCTCCGGCGCAGCTCTAGGTAGTTCTCCAGCCCAGTTAGATGTGGTGGAGACTAATCCATTTAAGCACCTGACGCATCTCTCTTTACGACTCCTACCAGCAAATGACATGGAAGTAAAGACTTACCTGGCGATGTGTTTAAAGTGTATAAAG GAAGAAAAAGTTATGTTACATCACAAACTGAAAAAAACAGAGGATGATCTGACCCGACAGCTGATCTGCACACAGCAG AGTCTATCTGAGAAAACGATTGAATTGGAGAACTTAAAAAGTGACTCTTCAACCAAGATTACAGCATTAACGAGCCAGCACACGGCAGAGCTTACAAGCGAAAAGGAAAAGGCTCAGCAG GCTAATACACAGCTACAGCAACAGTGTGAGCAACAAAGAAAAGAGTTTGAGAGCTCGCTTCAGAAGAACACGCAGCAGATGCAGAGCCGACTGAATGAGCTTGAACAGTCCAATAAGGATCTTCTTGAAAGAAGATATAAGGCTGAATCTACTGTCCGAGAGCTCAAGGCAAAGTACCAGAGTCTGGAGGAG GATCTACAACGAGCAGAACAGAAGGTAACATCCCTCGGCAGAGAGAACAGTGCGCTGGATGCAGAGTGCCACGATAAGGAGAAAGAGCTAAATCGTCTTCAGACACGGCTGGCTGTTTTTGAGCAAGAACTGAAAGACAAGGATCAGTTGGTGCAGAGGAGTAATGAAATTCTTGTAGCCACTCAAGAACAAAAG ACTGTTCTAGAAGCCAATACTGAGAAAAAGCAAGTGCAGATTGGGAAATTAGAGGCAACAATAAAATCCTTATCTTGCGAGCTCCTTAAG GCCAATGATATAATAAAGAAACTTCAAGGAGACCTCAAGACATTAATGGGAAAACTGAAGCTGAAGAATGCAGTGACGGTGCAGCAGGAGAAACTTATTGCAGAGAAAGAGAAGTTGCTTCAGGAAGGGCAAATAAAACTTCATGACATTCAGCAGAGTCTGCGGTTGAAAGAGGAAGAG GCAGAAAAATTGCAAGAACAACTTCAGCAAACAAACAAGAAGTTAGAAGAAAGTAAAGAGCTGCTCAAGACAAATGAGAACG ttATTACGTGGTTAAATAAGCAACTTAATGAAAATCAGTCTGCAAGCTCCAATCCAAGCAGTGCTCCCTTCAAAACGGTGTCGCCCAACCAGATg CTGGAGAACAGGATGCCTCTCCTGAACTCCCGGATTAACTACCCTCTTCCTTCCTCCTATTCGGTTATACCTTGTATTGCACCTTCTGCATCACACCAGCCCTCTTTGGATGTAATTCGCCCAGGTCCGCGG GTTCAGTACAATAATGCGCTCTCCAAAGCACATTTGCCAGGAACATCTCAGTGTGCAAATAAAGAGAA TGGAGAGGCAGCAGGCCTGGATCTCAAGTATCTTAAGAAGACAGAAGGCGCCTTCCCTTTACAAGGCCTTAACCAAAACACTGCTGCAG TTCCAGATCCTCATAAAGCCTCCCTGCGCACATTGACACAAGCAAAGATGGGGCCTCAGATCCAGTCCGCATACTTCCCTGGACACTCGACATCTTGA